A window of the Penaeus monodon isolate SGIC_2016 chromosome 38, NSTDA_Pmon_1, whole genome shotgun sequence genome harbors these coding sequences:
- the LOC119596935 gene encoding zinc finger protein 888-like isoform X2, whose protein sequence is MAFPPSRILNSARTAQCGGGSPARTAFVYFLSTHDPRSSVSFSSHKRPFLMTVLEQVSKDKQLPDSYTCEVCGRNFKEASHFTKHKRGALCRKLAQRMAKKSKKKKSSTGQELSDRRNKQVLLHKPYQCNVCGAKFCDKVNVELHLERQHNSQQQLWVEVAKNGGFSCAECDRWFKDKGNLVEHQRQHMASYLQHNNRLNNGEERLIVSDRAVLQQPQGTTVVYYHDPLQQVQTYSQQPQPAPPPHLPPPPPPPAPPPMAHTHSNMTSVLHTPQLPPGTIFQTSHTNLQPPPPTPSQSPLPNMSPLGAVDNVAKGLKNNKTDRLTSNSKWNICGDCGHKFVDPMNLELHIQRKHPDSYMIETINLGGGTILYKTNNTRSDVQCLITPNNTSNPDVKQSKVNPQTFDCILCGYKATSKSYILYHLQNVHDTNNANFIHVLETLESGKKGARGPKGRKGQQDPLLREQRHSCEACSEVFLSKAELIRHRIKDKQYMCGVCCHSSCSQQQVTAHMATHHPVNGNSRTTVSGPLVCWICGAVSSSAPTLDDHLLTHGVITAECVSCGERAERLGTLIPHVAVHLPQQSTDIRLTVSRLGQSPTVHTLEVAVDGTITIAINSPAVVSEEPSRIAPAYACSECGACLAGAAQLEAHLQLHQSNGTVTTHSAVSSVNSSGTFSNTTATIASEQSMQSPPSVSGISVGGIGRVPGSFEFRCEECGFWRQDSEPVMRHIQAVHMSGNMLHSVKLQSGLVQIHPIHVVTPISSLSAQ, encoded by the coding sequence GTATTAGAACAGGTATCTAAGGACAAGCAGCTTCCCGATTCCTACACATGTGAAGTGTGTGGTCGAAATTTCAAAGAGGCATCACATTTCACCAAACACAAGCGAGGAGCATTATGTAGAAAATTAGCCCAGAGGATGGCCAAgaaatcaaagaagaagaagagctcTACTGGCCAGGAACTCTCAGATAGAAGGAACAAACAAGTGTTACTCCACAAACCATATcaatgtaatgtgtgtggtgcCAAATTCTGCGACAAGGTGAATGTGGAACTGCACCTTGAGAGGCAGCACAACAGTCAGCAGCAGTTATGGGTTGAAGTGGCCAAAAATGGTGGATTCTCATGTGCAGAGTGTGATAGATGGTTCAAAGATAAGGGGAATTTAGTAGAGCATCAGAGGCAGCATATGGCATCCTATTTGCAGCATAACAATCGGTTGAATAATGGTGAAGAACGGCTTATTGTTTCAGACAGAGCAGTCTTACAGCAACCACAAGGAACTACAGTTGTTTATTACCATGATCCTCTTCAGCAGGTCCAGACGTACAGTCAGCAACCTCAGCCAGCACCACCTCCacacctaccaccaccaccaccaccaccagcacctccacccatggcacacacacactccaatatGACTTCTGTTCTACACACTCCACAGCTACCTCCAGGTACCATTTTTCAAACCTCTCATACCAACTTGCAAccacctcctcctaccccctcacaGTCTCCATTGCCAAACATGTCGCCTCTGGGAGCAGTTGATAATGTAGCCAAGGGATTAAAGAACAATAAAACAGACAGATTAACTTCAAATAGCAAGTGGAACATATGTGGAGATTGTGGACATAAATTTGTAGACCCAATGAATTTAGAACTTCATATTCAGAGGAAGCATCCAGACTCTTATATGATAGAAACCATAAATCTAGGTGGAggaacaattttatataaaactaacaaCACCCGATCTGATGTACAGTGTCTGATTACTCCAAATAATACTAGCAACCCAGATGTAAAGCAGAGTAAGGTGAACCCCCAGACTTTTGATTGCATTTTGTGTGGTTACAAAGCAACTTCCAAAAGTTACATTTTATATCATCTGCAGAATGTCCATGATACAAATAATGCAAACTTTATACATGTATTAGAGACTCTAGAATCAGGGAAAAAGGGAGCCAGAGGTCCAAAAGGTAGAAAAGGTCAACAAGACCCCCTTTTGCGGGAACAGCGGCATTCATGTGAGGCTTGTAGTGAAGTTTTTCTATCAAAAGCTGAGCTCATTCGGCACAGAATCAAAGACAAacagtatatgtgtggtgtttgttgtcaTTCTTCTTGCAGTCAACAACAAGTAACTGCTCACATGGCAACTCACCATCCAGTAAATGGAAACAGTCGAACAACTGTAAGTGGTCCTCTTGTTTGTTGGATATGTGGAGCAGTGTCTTCATCAGCACCAACTTTAGATGACCATTTACTTACCCATGGTGTAATTACTGCTGAGTGTGTTTCTTGCGGAGAGAGAGCCGAAAGGTTAGGCACCCTTATTCCTCATGTGGCTGTCCATCTTCCTCAACAGTCCACAGACATTCGCTTAACTGTGTCAAGACTTGGGCAATCACCAACAGTACATACCTTGGAAGTAGCTGTGGATGGGACAATAACCATAGCCATAAATTCTCCTGCAGTTGTTTCAGAGGAACCCTCCCGTATTGCTCCAGCATACGCTTGCAGTGAATGTGGTGCCTGTCTTGCTGGTGCAGCTCAGCTGGAAGCTCATCTGCAATTGCATCAAAGTAATGGAACTGTCACAACGCACTCAGCAGTGTCATCAGTCAACAGCTCAGGGACATTTagcaacacaacagcaacaatagccTCAGAACAGTCAATGCAATCACCGCCATCAGTCTCAGGAATTTCAGTTGGTGGTATTGGGAGGGTTCCTGGCTCCTTTGAGTTCAGGTGTGAAGAATGTGGGTTCTGGCGACAGGATAGTGAGCCTGTGATGCGCCACATACAGGCTGTGCATATGTCAGGCAACATGCTCCACTCTGTAAAACTGCAATCGGGTTTGGTGCAGATTCACCCAATTCATGTTGTAACGCCAATTAGTAGTCTGTCAGCACAGTGA
- the LOC119596935 gene encoding zinc finger protein 628-like isoform X1: MAAASKAANGQGIHPEERFASLNPMNEPLQLSPAVEGRVEPYELVELFYGSSTVSPANHTSHLSPRSAGTSSPEVMQVLEQVSKDKQLPDSYTCEVCGRNFKEASHFTKHKRGALCRKLAQRMAKKSKKKKSSTGQELSDRRNKQVLLHKPYQCNVCGAKFCDKVNVELHLERQHNSQQQLWVEVAKNGGFSCAECDRWFKDKGNLVEHQRQHMASYLQHNNRLNNGEERLIVSDRAVLQQPQGTTVVYYHDPLQQVQTYSQQPQPAPPPHLPPPPPPPAPPPMAHTHSNMTSVLHTPQLPPGTIFQTSHTNLQPPPPTPSQSPLPNMSPLGAVDNVAKGLKNNKTDRLTSNSKWNICGDCGHKFVDPMNLELHIQRKHPDSYMIETINLGGGTILYKTNNTRSDVQCLITPNNTSNPDVKQSKVNPQTFDCILCGYKATSKSYILYHLQNVHDTNNANFIHVLETLESGKKGARGPKGRKGQQDPLLREQRHSCEACSEVFLSKAELIRHRIKDKQYMCGVCCHSSCSQQQVTAHMATHHPVNGNSRTTVSGPLVCWICGAVSSSAPTLDDHLLTHGVITAECVSCGERAERLGTLIPHVAVHLPQQSTDIRLTVSRLGQSPTVHTLEVAVDGTITIAINSPAVVSEEPSRIAPAYACSECGACLAGAAQLEAHLQLHQSNGTVTTHSAVSSVNSSGTFSNTTATIASEQSMQSPPSVSGISVGGIGRVPGSFEFRCEECGFWRQDSEPVMRHIQAVHMSGNMLHSVKLQSGLVQIHPIHVVTPISSLSAQ; encoded by the coding sequence GTATTAGAACAGGTATCTAAGGACAAGCAGCTTCCCGATTCCTACACATGTGAAGTGTGTGGTCGAAATTTCAAAGAGGCATCACATTTCACCAAACACAAGCGAGGAGCATTATGTAGAAAATTAGCCCAGAGGATGGCCAAgaaatcaaagaagaagaagagctcTACTGGCCAGGAACTCTCAGATAGAAGGAACAAACAAGTGTTACTCCACAAACCATATcaatgtaatgtgtgtggtgcCAAATTCTGCGACAAGGTGAATGTGGAACTGCACCTTGAGAGGCAGCACAACAGTCAGCAGCAGTTATGGGTTGAAGTGGCCAAAAATGGTGGATTCTCATGTGCAGAGTGTGATAGATGGTTCAAAGATAAGGGGAATTTAGTAGAGCATCAGAGGCAGCATATGGCATCCTATTTGCAGCATAACAATCGGTTGAATAATGGTGAAGAACGGCTTATTGTTTCAGACAGAGCAGTCTTACAGCAACCACAAGGAACTACAGTTGTTTATTACCATGATCCTCTTCAGCAGGTCCAGACGTACAGTCAGCAACCTCAGCCAGCACCACCTCCacacctaccaccaccaccaccaccaccagcacctccacccatggcacacacacactccaatatGACTTCTGTTCTACACACTCCACAGCTACCTCCAGGTACCATTTTTCAAACCTCTCATACCAACTTGCAAccacctcctcctaccccctcacaGTCTCCATTGCCAAACATGTCGCCTCTGGGAGCAGTTGATAATGTAGCCAAGGGATTAAAGAACAATAAAACAGACAGATTAACTTCAAATAGCAAGTGGAACATATGTGGAGATTGTGGACATAAATTTGTAGACCCAATGAATTTAGAACTTCATATTCAGAGGAAGCATCCAGACTCTTATATGATAGAAACCATAAATCTAGGTGGAggaacaattttatataaaactaacaaCACCCGATCTGATGTACAGTGTCTGATTACTCCAAATAATACTAGCAACCCAGATGTAAAGCAGAGTAAGGTGAACCCCCAGACTTTTGATTGCATTTTGTGTGGTTACAAAGCAACTTCCAAAAGTTACATTTTATATCATCTGCAGAATGTCCATGATACAAATAATGCAAACTTTATACATGTATTAGAGACTCTAGAATCAGGGAAAAAGGGAGCCAGAGGTCCAAAAGGTAGAAAAGGTCAACAAGACCCCCTTTTGCGGGAACAGCGGCATTCATGTGAGGCTTGTAGTGAAGTTTTTCTATCAAAAGCTGAGCTCATTCGGCACAGAATCAAAGACAAacagtatatgtgtggtgtttgttgtcaTTCTTCTTGCAGTCAACAACAAGTAACTGCTCACATGGCAACTCACCATCCAGTAAATGGAAACAGTCGAACAACTGTAAGTGGTCCTCTTGTTTGTTGGATATGTGGAGCAGTGTCTTCATCAGCACCAACTTTAGATGACCATTTACTTACCCATGGTGTAATTACTGCTGAGTGTGTTTCTTGCGGAGAGAGAGCCGAAAGGTTAGGCACCCTTATTCCTCATGTGGCTGTCCATCTTCCTCAACAGTCCACAGACATTCGCTTAACTGTGTCAAGACTTGGGCAATCACCAACAGTACATACCTTGGAAGTAGCTGTGGATGGGACAATAACCATAGCCATAAATTCTCCTGCAGTTGTTTCAGAGGAACCCTCCCGTATTGCTCCAGCATACGCTTGCAGTGAATGTGGTGCCTGTCTTGCTGGTGCAGCTCAGCTGGAAGCTCATCTGCAATTGCATCAAAGTAATGGAACTGTCACAACGCACTCAGCAGTGTCATCAGTCAACAGCTCAGGGACATTTagcaacacaacagcaacaatagccTCAGAACAGTCAATGCAATCACCGCCATCAGTCTCAGGAATTTCAGTTGGTGGTATTGGGAGGGTTCCTGGCTCCTTTGAGTTCAGGTGTGAAGAATGTGGGTTCTGGCGACAGGATAGTGAGCCTGTGATGCGCCACATACAGGCTGTGCATATGTCAGGCAACATGCTCCACTCTGTAAAACTGCAATCGGGTTTGGTGCAGATTCACCCAATTCATGTTGTAACGCCAATTAGTAGTCTGTCAGCACAGTGA